A genome region from Camelina sativa cultivar DH55 chromosome 10, Cs, whole genome shotgun sequence includes the following:
- the LOC104718370 gene encoding inactive disease resistance protein RPS4-like isoform X2 has translation MNKLIYLNLRECTSLKSLPEGINLKSLKTLILSGCSNLQEFHIISENIESLYLEGSAIEQIVEHIGSLCNLILLNLKNCRRLKYLPNDLYKLKSLQELILSGCSALESLPPIKEEMECLEILLMDGTTIKQTPEKICLSKLKMFSFCGSSIKGTTGLILLPFSGSSFLSDLYLTNSYIDKLPDNFSSFHLLRCLCLSRNNIETLPESIEKLHCLWLLDLKHCCKLNSLPVLPSSLQYVDANGCVSLEKIAKPVTLPLVTDRMHTTFIFTDCFKLNRSEQEAIVAQAQLKSQLLARTSLQHNHKGLVLEPLVAVCFPGNDIPSWFCYQRMGSSIETDLLPHWCNSKFIGASLSVVVSFKDNEGHHANRLSVRCKCEFKNQNGQSISFSFCLGGWNESCGSSCHESRKLRSDHVFISYNNCSVPILEWREKSNDSNRCHPTSASFEFYLTDETERKLECCKVIRCGMSLLYAPDENDRGFQGIRVTDTVERTFSEALVTIRGQSHSRIEERRNGKIRDEILDMSISSIIGGPRS, from the exons ATGAACAAACTTATTTACCTGAACCTTCGAGAGTGCACAAGCCTTAAAAGTCTCCCAGAAGGAATCAATCTAAAATCTCTCAAGACTCTGATCCTCAGTGGCTGTTCAAACCTTCAGGAGTTTCATATTAtatcagaaaacattgaatcactTTATTTGGAAGGCTCAGCAATTGAACAAATTGTTGAACACATCGGGAGTCTTTGCAACCTTATTTTGCTGAATCTCAAGAATTGTCGCAGGTTGAAGTATCTTCCCAACGATCTTTACAAGCTGAAATCTCTTCAAGAACTGATTCTCTCTGGTTGTTCAGCGTTGGAGAGTCTTCCACCCATCAAAGAGGAGATGGAATGCTTAGAGATTTTGCTTATGGATGGAACAACCATCAAACAGACACCTGAAAAGATTTGTTTGAGTAAACTCAAGATGTTTTCGTTCTGTGGATCTAGCATCAAAGGTACCACTGGGTTGATATTGTTGCCTTTCTCAGGCAGCTCCTTTTTATCGGACCTCTATCTCACGAATAGCTATATCGACAAATTGCCAGATAACTTTAGCTCCTTTCACTTGTTACGGTGTCTATGCTTAAGCAGAAACAATATTGAGACTCTACCTGAAAGCATTGAGAAACTTCATTGCCTGTGGTTGCTTGACCTGAAACATTGCTGCAAGCTCAATTCTCTTCCAGTGCTTCCATCTAGTCTACAGTATGTAGATGCTAACGGGTGTGTTTCTCTGGAAAAAATCGCAAAACCAGTGACACTTCCCCTAGTAACTGATAGGATGCATACTACTTTCATTTTCACGGATTGCTTCAAGCTGAACCGATCTGAGCAGGAAGCTATTGTTGCGCAGGCCCAACTCAAGAGTCAACTACTGGCAAGGACATCTCTTCAACATAATCATAAG GGACTAGTTCTAGAGCCTCTGGTTGCTGTTTGTTTTCCAGGAAATGACATACCCTCATGGTTCTGCTATCAGAGAATGGGATCTTCAATAGAAACCGACCTGCTTCCACACTGGTGTAACAGTAAATTTATTGGAGCTTCCCTATCTGTTGTTGTCTCCTTCAAGGATAATGAAGGTCATCATGCCAACCGTTTATCTGTAAGATGCAAGTGCGagttcaaaaatcaaaacggTCAGTCTATCAGCTTTAGTTTCTGTCTTGGGGGATGGAACGAGTCATGTGGATCATCTTGCCATGAATCACGGAAACTTAGATCTGACCATGTGTTTATCAGTTATAACAACTGTAGTGTGCCAATCTTGGAATGGAGGGAAAAGAGTAATGACAGTAATAGATGTCATCCCACTAGTGCCTCATTTGAGTTCTACCTTACAGATGAAACTGAAAGGAAACTAGAATGCTGCAAGGTGATAAGGTGTGGTATGAGTTTGTTATATGCTCCAGATGAAAATGATCGTGGTTTCCAGGGAATACGGGTTACAGACACTGTTGAGCGTACATTTAGCGAGGCTCTTGTGACCATTCGAGGTCAGTCCCACTCacggattgaagaaagaagaaatggcAAGATAAGAGATGAAATCCTGGATATGAGTATTTCCTCTATAATAGGAGGTCCCAGgtcttga
- the LOC104718370 gene encoding disease resistance-like protein CSA1 isoform X1, producing MQCRDKFGHGVIPIFYKVKKSDVENQKGSFEAPFLSPKEFFKGDGLKLGAWKEALRTASNILGFVLPEERPEIEFVDKIAGETFRMLNDLSPCEIRGFPGNESRSKELEELLKFDDASCNRTIGVLGMAGIGKTTVADSVYKRNHRLFDGYCFLEDIDNESKRHGLHHLHEKLLCKLLDEENLDVRAHGRLEEFLRNKKLFIVLDNVTEENQIQVLIGQQEMYRKGSRIVITTRDKKLLLKNTDATYVVPRLNDREAMELFCMDAFSGNLYPTEEFMDLSNKFVYYAKGHPLALKLLGSGLCQKEKTYWVEKWERLRVMPDKEIQKVLKRSYEELDDEQKRIFLDIACFFRSENADFVSSILKSDHVNAAAVMKELEDKCMVTISYNRLEMHDLMHTMGKEIGYESSIKRAGKRTRLWNHKDIRYVLEQKTGTECVRGIFFNMSSIEWIKLSPDVFMRMSNLKFLKFHNSHCSQWCDNDHKFQFCKGLDHFPDELVYLHWQGYPYGCLPLDFNPEELVDLNLRYSHIKQLWEDEKNTEI from the exons ATGCAGTGCAGGGATAAATTTGGTCATGGGGTTATACCAATCTTCTACAAAGTCAAGAAATCTGATGTGGAGAATCAGAAGGGGAGTTTTGAAGCTCCCTTCCTGAGCCCTAAGGAGTTTTTTAAGGGAGATGGGCTCAAACTTGGGGCATGGAAGGAAGCTCTGAGGACTGCTTCCAATATCCTCGGCTTTGTGCTTCCTGAGGAGAG GCCGGAGATTgaatttgttgacaaaatagCCGGGGAAACTTTCAGGATGCTGAATGATTTGTCTCCATGTGAAATACGTG GTTTTCCAGGGAATGAATCACGTTCAAAGGAGCTGGAGGAGTTACTGAAGTTTGATGATGCAAGCTGTAACCGTACCATTGGGGTTCTTGGGATGGCTGGAATTGGCAAGACCACGGTTGCTGATAGCGTATACAAACGAAACCATCGTCTATTCGATGGGTACTGTTTCCTTGAAGACATTGACAATGAGTCGAAACGGCATGGATTACATCATTTGCATGAGAAACTTCTCTGTAAATTATTGGATGAAGAGAATTTGGATGTCAGAGCGCATGGAAGATTGGAAGAATTTTTAAGGAACAAGAAGTTGTTTATTGTGCTGGATAATGTGactgaagaaaatcaaatacaagTTCTCATCGGACAGCAGGAGATGTACCGTAAAGGAAGTAGGATTGTTATAACTACGAGAGACAAGAAACTGCTGCTGAAAAACACTGATGCAACGTATGTAGTTCCAAGATTGAATGACAGGGAAGCTATGGAGCTTTTCTGCATGGATGCATTTTCTGGCAACCTTTACCCCACGGAAGAATTTATGGATCtatcaaataaatttgtttattatgCTAAAGGGCATCCGTTGGCTTTGAAGTTGTTAGGTTCAGGTCTATGTCAGAAGGAAAAGACGTACTGGGTGGAGAAATGGGAGAGACTAAGAGTAATGCCAGACAAGGAGATTCAGAAAGTGCTAAAAAGGAGCTATGAAGAACTGGATGATGAACAGAAGCGCATATTTCTGGACATAGCCTGTTTTTTCAGATCAGAAAATGCAGATTTCGTTTCGAGCATCCTGAAATCAGACCATGTCAATGCTGCAGCTGTGATGAAGGAGCTTGAAGATAAGTGCATGGTAACCATTTCTTATAATCGGCTTGAGATGCATGATCTTATGCATACAATGGGGAAGGAAATTGGATATGAGTCATCCATCAAAAGGGCAGGCAAACGGACTAGGTTATGGAACCACAAAGATATTCGCTATGTGCTGGAGCAGAAAACG GGAACTGAATGTGTTAGAGGCATCTTCTTCAACATGTCTAGTATCGAATGGATCAAGCTAAGTCCGGATGTTTTCATGAGGATGTCGAATCTGAAATTCCTGAAATTCCACAATTCTCATTGTTCTCAGTGGTGTGATAATGATCATAAATTTCAGTTCTGCAAAGGGCTTGATCACTTTCCAGATGAGCTTGTGTACCTTCACTGGCAGGGCTATCCATACGGTTGCCTGCCATTAGATTTCAATCCAGAGGAACTTGTCGATCTTAATCTGCGTTATAGCCACATCAAACAACTGTGGGAAGATGAGAAG AATACAGAAATTTAA
- the LOC104718371 gene encoding vacuolar protein sorting-associated protein 54, chloroplastic isoform X2 yields the protein MDSHPSLMGRSIGNSIRSSLDLGHSSSSSSSPLSLTKSISDASSQSLSSILNNPHGGKSGVYGSDASWVGWWSSSTFVAPSEFAPVASTKLPGSDLTRSDFHGYVSSISESHGRFEDIRKHTREESSGFDQESHVSGLAACLREVPSLYFKEDFALEDGATFRSACPFSSLNENLALQEKLSQYLDVVELHLVKEISVRSDSFFEAQGQLQDLNVKIVEGCSRIRELKETVRLLDRNLVDSARQIQELSSTRINMLELQRKLRLILYVNQALSALKLLVASADCAGALDITDDLQNLLAGDELTGLHCFRHLRDHVTNSIDSINSILTSEFMRISIHDTGEIDVLILSAAKIRGSISYNGKTMEELEEEDTSTLCDRLLPLVIGLLRTAKFPSILRMYRDALTSEMKNAIKKAVAELLPILVARSLESDFSHGERSVDVDGGGLSLANKLRTLSAEAFVNLLTAIFKIVQAHLVRASEVKKAIEWILCNIDGHYAADSVAAAIAVGAVAAETAQETGFQGGSLVSSPLGKATSKTLPLQGKSSDASSLMNMSRNFRADVLRENTEAVFAACEVTHARWAKLLGVRALLHPKLKLQEFMSIYDLTQEFITSTEKIGGRLGSSIRGTLQSQAKAFVDSQHEARMTKLKAVLDQETWDEIDVPEEFQSIISSLFASQELISRKVDADHKTYHSYSLPPNGSLTSGIGDQNTNLRNEKSESGEGPAVNDSQVKPTVAPESLERSKAGVSSVPNNQSNQKAHGKSNLLYQGVGYHMVNCGLILLKMLAEYIDMNHSLPALSSEVAFRVAEVLRFFNTRTCQLVLGAGAMQVSGLKSIKAKHLALASQVIDFTYTIIPETRRILFSKVPETRKPMLSVEFDKVAQDYRIHRDEIYTKLVQIMRERLLAHLHGLPKVVEGWNRPPDTNKQSKEFAWPLTREVGYLHRVLSETLHEADVQAIFRQVILIIHTQTSQTLTNLEISSPEAKKRLKLHIELILKCIRSLPSDNANQSDIPNWGQLDEFFAQNFREEEGGEAE from the exons ATGGATTCACACCCTTCCCTCATGGGAAGGTCCATTGGCAATTCGATCCGATCGAGCTTAGATCTtggccattcttcttcttcttcgtcttctcctttATCGTTAACCAAATCGATCTCCGATGCAAGTAGTCAGAGTCTTTCTTCGATCCTTAACAATCCACATGGAGGTAAGTCTGGTGTTTATGGTTCCGATGCGTCCTGGGTTGGTTGGTGGTCTTCGTCTACGTTTGTAGCTCCATCCGAGTTCGCGCCTGTTGCTTCAACGAAGCTCCCTGGGTCCGACCTTACCAGATCCGACTTCCATGGCTACGTTTCTTCGATCTCTGAGTCTCATGGTAGGTTTGAGGATATTAGGAAGCATACGAGAGAAGAGAGCTCTGGGTTTGATCAGGAGAGCCATGTCTCGGGTTTAGCTGCTTGCTTGCGTGAGGTTCCTTCGCTTTACTTTAAGGAGGATTTTGCTCTTGAGGACGGAGCTACATTTCGTTCTGCTTGCCCTTTCTCGAGCTTGAATGAGAATCTAGCGCTTCAAGAGAAGCTCTCACAGTATCTTGATGTGGTGGAGCTGCATCTTGTGAAGGAGATCTCTGTGAGGTCTGATTCGTTCTTTGAGGCGCAGGGACAGTTACAGGATTTGAATGTGAAGATTGTTGAAGGTTGTAGTAGGATTCGTGAGTTAAAAGAGACTGTTCGGCTCCTGGACAGGAATTTGGTAGATTCAGCTCGACAGATTCAAGAGCTGAGCTCAACTAGGATTAATATGTTGGAGCTGCAACGTAAATTGAGACTTATTTTGTATGTTAACCAAGCTCTCTCTGCGCTCAAATTG CTTGTTGCATCCGCAGATTGTGCTGGAGCTTTGGATATAACTGACGATCTTCAGAACTTGTTG GCTGGGGATGAGTTAACTGGTCTACACTGCTTCCGCCATCTTCGGGATCATGTTACTAATTCCATAGATTCCATAAACAG TATTCTCACATCAGAATTCATGCGTATCTCAATACATGATACTGGGGAGATAGATGTACTGATTCTATCTGCAGCAAAAATACGGGGATCCATTTCATATAACGGGAAGACTATGGAAGAA CTAGAAGAAGAGGATACCTCTACCTTATGTGATCGGCTTCTTCCTCTAGTTATTGGATTGCTAAGAACA GCAAAGTTCCCCTCAATTTTGAGGATGTATCGTGATGCACTTACATCCGAAATGAAAAATGCGATCAAAAAAGCAGTTGCGGAGTTGCTTCCAATTCTTGTTGCAAGATCGCTCGAATCTGATTTTTCACATGGGGAGCGCTCTGTAGATGTTGATG GTGGTGGCTTATCTCTCGCGAACAAGTTGAGGACTCTGTCAGCTGAGGCATTTGTGAATCTCCTAACTGCTATATTTAAGATTGTTCAG GCACATCTAGTCCGGGCTTCGGAAGTGAAAAAAGCAATTGAATGGATCCTCTGCAATATCGATGGACATTATGCAGCCGATTCAGTTGCAGCTGCAATTGCTGTTGGTGCTGTAGCAGCTGAAACAGCCCAGGAAACAGGTTTCCAAGGCGGGTCATTAGTGTCTTCTCCATTGGGTAAGGCTACCTCAAAGACTCTTCCGTTGCAGGGAAAATCAAGTGACGCATCAAGCTTGATGAACATGTCAAGAAACTTCAG GGCCGATGTCTTGAGAGAAAACACAGAAGCTGTATTTGCGGCTTGTGAGGTTACACATGCTAGGTGGGCAAAGCTACTAGGAGTTCGTGCTCTTCTTCATCCAAAATTGAAATTGCAGGAGTTCATGAGCATTTATGATCTGACCCAAGAATTTATAACATCTACGGAGAAG ATTGGTGGACGGTTGGGATCTAGTATTCGTGGGACGCTGCAATCACAAGCCAAAGCCTTTGTAGATTCCCAGCATGAAGCCCGG ATGACAAAACTGAAAGCTGTGCTTGATCAAGAAACATGGGATGAGATAGATGTTCCCGAAGAATTCCAATCAATAATCAGTTCTCTTTTTGCATCCCAGGAGTTGATTTCTAGAAAAGTTGATGCTGATCATAAAACATACCACAGTTATTCGTTACCTCCCAATGGGTCTCTCACTTCTGGAATTGGAGATCAAAATACTAATTTACGAAATGAAAAATCTGAATCTGGTGAAGGTCCTGCAGTCAATGATTCACAAGTGAAACCCACTGTCGCGCCTGAGTCTCTTGAAAGAAGCAAGGCTGGTGTATCTTCAGTTCCGAATAATCAAAGTAATCAGAAGGCGCACGGAAAATCTAACCTTCTCTATCAAGGAGTTGGTTACCACATGGTAAACTG TGGGTTAATATTGCTCAAGATGTTGGCAGAGTACATTGATATGAACCATTCTTTGCCAGCTTTGTCCTCGGAAGTTGCTTTTCGTGTTGCTGAAGTGTTGAGATTTTTCAATACTCGGACATGCCAACTTGTTCTGGGTGCTGGTGCTATGCAG GTATCTGGTTTAAAGTCTATAAAGGCAAAACACTTGGCGCTTGCAAGTCAAGTAATCGACTTCACTTACACTATTATCCCTG AAACGAGAAGAATTCTGTTTTCAAAAGTACCTGAGACTCGAAAGCCTATGTTGTCAGTAGAGTTTGATAAAGTTGCTCAG GATTATAGGATTCATCGAGATGAAATTTACACAAAACTGGTTCAGATAATGAGAGAACGACTATTGGCGCATCTTCATGGGTTGCCTAAAGTTGTCGAGGGCTGGAACAGACCTCCAGACACCAACAAACAATCTAAAGAGTTTGCATGGCCACTCACAAGG GAAGTTGGCTACCTACACCGTGTGTTGTCGGAGACATTGCATGAAGCCGATGTTCAAGCAATCTTCAG GCAGGTGATTTTAATTATCCACACACAAACCTCTCAAACGCTTACGAACTTGGAGATAAGCTCTCCAGAGGCAAAGAAAAG GCTGAAGCTTCACATTGAGCTTATCCTCAAATGTATCCGGTCATTACCATCTGACAATGCCAATCAATCCGACATCCCAAACTGGGGACAACTAGATGAATTCTTTGCACAAAacttcagagaagaagaaggaggcgAAGCTGAGTGA
- the LOC104718371 gene encoding vacuolar protein sorting-associated protein 54, chloroplastic isoform X1, whose amino-acid sequence MDSHPSLMGRSIGNSIRSSLDLGHSSSSSSSPLSLTKSISDASSQSLSSILNNPHGGKSGVYGSDASWVGWWSSSTFVAPSEFAPVASTKLPGSDLTRSDFHGYVSSISESHGRFEDIRKHTREESSGFDQESHVSGLAACLREVPSLYFKEDFALEDGATFRSACPFSSLNENLALQEKLSQYLDVVELHLVKEISVRSDSFFEAQGQLQDLNVKIVEGCSRIRELKETVRLLDRNLVDSARQIQELSSTRINMLELQRKLRLILYVNQALSALKLLVASADCAGALDITDDLQNLLAGDELTGLHCFRHLRDHVTNSIDSINSILTSEFMRISIHDTGEIDVLILSAAKIRGSISYNGKTMEEVQLEEEDTSTLCDRLLPLVIGLLRTAKFPSILRMYRDALTSEMKNAIKKAVAELLPILVARSLESDFSHGERSVDVDGGGLSLANKLRTLSAEAFVNLLTAIFKIVQAHLVRASEVKKAIEWILCNIDGHYAADSVAAAIAVGAVAAETAQETGFQGGSLVSSPLGKATSKTLPLQGKSSDASSLMNMSRNFRADVLRENTEAVFAACEVTHARWAKLLGVRALLHPKLKLQEFMSIYDLTQEFITSTEKIGGRLGSSIRGTLQSQAKAFVDSQHEARMTKLKAVLDQETWDEIDVPEEFQSIISSLFASQELISRKVDADHKTYHSYSLPPNGSLTSGIGDQNTNLRNEKSESGEGPAVNDSQVKPTVAPESLERSKAGVSSVPNNQSNQKAHGKSNLLYQGVGYHMVNCGLILLKMLAEYIDMNHSLPALSSEVAFRVAEVLRFFNTRTCQLVLGAGAMQVSGLKSIKAKHLALASQVIDFTYTIIPETRRILFSKVPETRKPMLSVEFDKVAQDYRIHRDEIYTKLVQIMRERLLAHLHGLPKVVEGWNRPPDTNKQSKEFAWPLTREVGYLHRVLSETLHEADVQAIFRQVILIIHTQTSQTLTNLEISSPEAKKRLKLHIELILKCIRSLPSDNANQSDIPNWGQLDEFFAQNFREEEGGEAE is encoded by the exons ATGGATTCACACCCTTCCCTCATGGGAAGGTCCATTGGCAATTCGATCCGATCGAGCTTAGATCTtggccattcttcttcttcttcgtcttctcctttATCGTTAACCAAATCGATCTCCGATGCAAGTAGTCAGAGTCTTTCTTCGATCCTTAACAATCCACATGGAGGTAAGTCTGGTGTTTATGGTTCCGATGCGTCCTGGGTTGGTTGGTGGTCTTCGTCTACGTTTGTAGCTCCATCCGAGTTCGCGCCTGTTGCTTCAACGAAGCTCCCTGGGTCCGACCTTACCAGATCCGACTTCCATGGCTACGTTTCTTCGATCTCTGAGTCTCATGGTAGGTTTGAGGATATTAGGAAGCATACGAGAGAAGAGAGCTCTGGGTTTGATCAGGAGAGCCATGTCTCGGGTTTAGCTGCTTGCTTGCGTGAGGTTCCTTCGCTTTACTTTAAGGAGGATTTTGCTCTTGAGGACGGAGCTACATTTCGTTCTGCTTGCCCTTTCTCGAGCTTGAATGAGAATCTAGCGCTTCAAGAGAAGCTCTCACAGTATCTTGATGTGGTGGAGCTGCATCTTGTGAAGGAGATCTCTGTGAGGTCTGATTCGTTCTTTGAGGCGCAGGGACAGTTACAGGATTTGAATGTGAAGATTGTTGAAGGTTGTAGTAGGATTCGTGAGTTAAAAGAGACTGTTCGGCTCCTGGACAGGAATTTGGTAGATTCAGCTCGACAGATTCAAGAGCTGAGCTCAACTAGGATTAATATGTTGGAGCTGCAACGTAAATTGAGACTTATTTTGTATGTTAACCAAGCTCTCTCTGCGCTCAAATTG CTTGTTGCATCCGCAGATTGTGCTGGAGCTTTGGATATAACTGACGATCTTCAGAACTTGTTG GCTGGGGATGAGTTAACTGGTCTACACTGCTTCCGCCATCTTCGGGATCATGTTACTAATTCCATAGATTCCATAAACAG TATTCTCACATCAGAATTCATGCGTATCTCAATACATGATACTGGGGAGATAGATGTACTGATTCTATCTGCAGCAAAAATACGGGGATCCATTTCATATAACGGGAAGACTATGGAAGAA GTTCAGCTAGAAGAAGAGGATACCTCTACCTTATGTGATCGGCTTCTTCCTCTAGTTATTGGATTGCTAAGAACA GCAAAGTTCCCCTCAATTTTGAGGATGTATCGTGATGCACTTACATCCGAAATGAAAAATGCGATCAAAAAAGCAGTTGCGGAGTTGCTTCCAATTCTTGTTGCAAGATCGCTCGAATCTGATTTTTCACATGGGGAGCGCTCTGTAGATGTTGATG GTGGTGGCTTATCTCTCGCGAACAAGTTGAGGACTCTGTCAGCTGAGGCATTTGTGAATCTCCTAACTGCTATATTTAAGATTGTTCAG GCACATCTAGTCCGGGCTTCGGAAGTGAAAAAAGCAATTGAATGGATCCTCTGCAATATCGATGGACATTATGCAGCCGATTCAGTTGCAGCTGCAATTGCTGTTGGTGCTGTAGCAGCTGAAACAGCCCAGGAAACAGGTTTCCAAGGCGGGTCATTAGTGTCTTCTCCATTGGGTAAGGCTACCTCAAAGACTCTTCCGTTGCAGGGAAAATCAAGTGACGCATCAAGCTTGATGAACATGTCAAGAAACTTCAG GGCCGATGTCTTGAGAGAAAACACAGAAGCTGTATTTGCGGCTTGTGAGGTTACACATGCTAGGTGGGCAAAGCTACTAGGAGTTCGTGCTCTTCTTCATCCAAAATTGAAATTGCAGGAGTTCATGAGCATTTATGATCTGACCCAAGAATTTATAACATCTACGGAGAAG ATTGGTGGACGGTTGGGATCTAGTATTCGTGGGACGCTGCAATCACAAGCCAAAGCCTTTGTAGATTCCCAGCATGAAGCCCGG ATGACAAAACTGAAAGCTGTGCTTGATCAAGAAACATGGGATGAGATAGATGTTCCCGAAGAATTCCAATCAATAATCAGTTCTCTTTTTGCATCCCAGGAGTTGATTTCTAGAAAAGTTGATGCTGATCATAAAACATACCACAGTTATTCGTTACCTCCCAATGGGTCTCTCACTTCTGGAATTGGAGATCAAAATACTAATTTACGAAATGAAAAATCTGAATCTGGTGAAGGTCCTGCAGTCAATGATTCACAAGTGAAACCCACTGTCGCGCCTGAGTCTCTTGAAAGAAGCAAGGCTGGTGTATCTTCAGTTCCGAATAATCAAAGTAATCAGAAGGCGCACGGAAAATCTAACCTTCTCTATCAAGGAGTTGGTTACCACATGGTAAACTG TGGGTTAATATTGCTCAAGATGTTGGCAGAGTACATTGATATGAACCATTCTTTGCCAGCTTTGTCCTCGGAAGTTGCTTTTCGTGTTGCTGAAGTGTTGAGATTTTTCAATACTCGGACATGCCAACTTGTTCTGGGTGCTGGTGCTATGCAG GTATCTGGTTTAAAGTCTATAAAGGCAAAACACTTGGCGCTTGCAAGTCAAGTAATCGACTTCACTTACACTATTATCCCTG AAACGAGAAGAATTCTGTTTTCAAAAGTACCTGAGACTCGAAAGCCTATGTTGTCAGTAGAGTTTGATAAAGTTGCTCAG GATTATAGGATTCATCGAGATGAAATTTACACAAAACTGGTTCAGATAATGAGAGAACGACTATTGGCGCATCTTCATGGGTTGCCTAAAGTTGTCGAGGGCTGGAACAGACCTCCAGACACCAACAAACAATCTAAAGAGTTTGCATGGCCACTCACAAGG GAAGTTGGCTACCTACACCGTGTGTTGTCGGAGACATTGCATGAAGCCGATGTTCAAGCAATCTTCAG GCAGGTGATTTTAATTATCCACACACAAACCTCTCAAACGCTTACGAACTTGGAGATAAGCTCTCCAGAGGCAAAGAAAAG GCTGAAGCTTCACATTGAGCTTATCCTCAAATGTATCCGGTCATTACCATCTGACAATGCCAATCAATCCGACATCCCAAACTGGGGACAACTAGATGAATTCTTTGCACAAAacttcagagaagaagaaggaggcgAAGCTGAGTGA